In Ovis canadensis isolate MfBH-ARS-UI-01 breed Bighorn chromosome 15, ARS-UI_OviCan_v2, whole genome shotgun sequence, the genomic stretch ACTTGTCTTTGTTTCCACAGGTTATGTATAAGGACTTCCACCCTCCctcctgaaaaataaaacacccaGCATTTCCCTGTGCCTCAGAATCACTTCTCTTCCCTTTTCACAGCCCGTGGCCTTATTTAGGCTTTCAGAAACATTCATGGAACCTCAACACCACTGGATGCCCTGACGCAGATCCTGCCAACcaactgtgaaagaagagaatttgCACTTAGCTGGTGCAAAACTGCCTGGAATTGAAATGAACTGCTCCTGTTATtcacagggaggcaggaggggccaCCGACGGCACAGTAGaggaaatctgtgtgtgtgtgaattctgGCTGTCTTTCTGTCTAAATGTTTCATTTGCATAGGCCTAGGCAAGTTTCTGGGTGTAATTTGGAGTTGCTGATCAGACTGACCTCAGTCACACTGACCCAAGTATGTACTCACTGAAGCATCTGGTAGGGTAGTGGTCCACAGGAGGAAATGTTAAGCCAAAAAGCTACTGTCTGTGATGGCCTAATATGAGATAGGAAAGGACTGAATAAGATATTGGCTCTATCTTTCTATAATTAAAGATAATATCACATTATCTTTGGTGGAGGTTCCAAGCCAATAACTGTGGGACTCACCCTctaattaatattttacattctcCTAGAGCCTATCTGAACATTACACCTCAATACACTTTGGCCTGGATTTCTGGGATAATTTCTCAACAGTTTCCAAGAAAGATATGGGGGAAAAATGTTCTGCAATAATTTCTCAGCTAGCTGGTCCATCTCCAATTAAAGCCTATCTTCACTGGGCAAATAGTGAAGCAAAGGATAGAGAAGAGCACCCTACTGAGCATCCTTCCGCAGATGCCTGCTGTGTTATGAGGTGAACATGTTTCAATTTTCCAGTCTCTTTGTGAAAAAGCACAAACTTTGAAAGGAGCAACCTTCCTTCAGGGAACTGAAACCTCCAGATTTATCTTCTAATAAAAAGATTAGTGACTAAGTTCTATTGATCGAAAAGGCATTAGGCACCTTTCAAAGGTAATTCATCCAATGCACTCTCTTATTGTATTACTATCATCTTGCCCAGGCTCTGAAAACTCAGGGCTAAGTTATCATTCtaggtttgtaaaaaaaaaaaaaaaaaaagtgagcaaaGCACCCTTCCCAGAGTTTTCCtaaacaaatacttaaaaaaaaaaaaaaatgttatttttttccctgagaaTTTAAGGAAGCTGGGTTTTTGTTAGAACAAACCTGACTCCTTGTAGATCTGGCTTCTGAACCTTCAAGATTGAATAGTGATGTTTATATTCTCACTGGATCATGGTTACTTCCTGTGTTTTATGAGAACACACTGAGCTTTTATGCTGGTAAAACCCAGGTATATAAACACCATAGGAGGCTGAAATTGGGAGGAGGAGGTATTTCAATCAGGAAAGCACAATTCTtttaaagcaggaaaagaaaacaaaacaaaacaaatgcctCTTAAAAGCACAAATGGACAAGTCATTAACCAGCTCCTTTGGTCTGTGTAACAAATCCCTTCAAAGGATTTAGATGGGGActtcaaaggaataaaaattctcaaaaccAGACAGCTAATGAATCTTAAAAGGGCATTTGCGCTGACGGGAAAATGACATCTTAAACATCCCTCTCTCCCCATGTTAACACTGAGCAATGGGCCGAAGGTAAAGATTGGGAAGAGGGGAATACTTCAAGCCAGTCAGGGGCTCAGAAAACAAATGCGGTTCATTTAGAGCTCTGTTTCCCAGACCCTAAACCCTTTGAGATTGTGACAAAAGCCGTTTAAGACTCCGCTCTCCGGAAAAATTCACCTATATCCAAAATGGTGCACTAACTTTGGAGGTTCAAAGGTACCCATCGGTGGACTCCGAGGGGAGAGGCGTGTCCGCGTATCCAGACTAACTCCCGTGTTGCTCGGCTGCTCTAAAGTCTCTGGAGGCCTGAGTGAGCTCCGAGGTGAACTCTCGCACCTCCTCACCCGTGGGTCCCCGGCGCCGTGGGCAACCGCTCCACCTGCGGACCCGGAAGGGGACCGTCGGGGAcccggggtggggggctccaCTTGTAGTGTCCCCCTTTCCAGGACCAAACGGACAAAGAGAAGGAACGAGAGGGGAAAAGAGAGCAGAATCGAGTCCTGAAGGCTCTCGGGACTGCACCGGCGCGCCTCTGACCTCCCCTTGTGCATGCTCCCGTGCAAACTTTCTGGCCCGAAGTGGCTTTAGGGAGCGTCCCAGGGAGCCGCGAGGGGCCCGCTGAGGCGCCGGGCCGACCGCATTCCTGCCGCCCGCCACCAGCCCCTCTCCCAGTGTCCCCGGGGTCACCCAAGAGGATGCGGGAGCCCCGCGCACGGCAGAGGGAACCAAGGGCACGCCGCGGGCGCGCACCTGGAGCCTTCCCGCCGGccgcccgccccaccccgccgcccCGGGTCGCGAGGCCGTGGACCCTCGGTGGCAGGGGCGTCGCACTTACTCAGATGGGTCCAGGCTCTTCCTCTCGATGGCCGAGGacattggggagggaggtggcgtGCCAGGCGGCGGGGGCGCTCCCTTTGTGGCGCGGGGCTGGCCGGCTGCCGGGGCTCGGACCCCCTCGGGTGCtcgggcgccgccgccgccgccgccgctcctgCGCCTCTTCTTGCTCCGGCGCTCTGGCGGCGAGCTCGCCCCTCCGCGCTCAAGGACAGTCACCGCGCTCCCTTCAAACGCCAAAGAGAGAGAGCGAATCACCGGGCTGCCGGCGCGCCGCGGCCGAGGAGGGGACCGGGGCGCGCAGCCTGGCCCCGGGCGGctgcagctgctactgctgctcagGACTTAACCTTCCATCCCGgtcccgccgccaccgccgccgccgccgccgccgccgccgccgggtcTGGCTCGGCTCGCGCGCTGTCGCCGGCTCCGCGCCGCCCGCGGGGATGGTGCGCGCCCGCCCGGCCGCCCCGCGCCCCTCGCACCTTCAGCCGGGGTCGCGGCGCGCAGCTCGCCGccgagggcagggagggggcggcggcctgggggcggggaggggaccGCGCCTCTCTCCCCCGGCTCCCTCCTCTCTCGGGAAGGTCTATTTTCGCTCAGCTTCCCTCTGTCtctggtttcatttcctttttcctgaTCACGATTCAAATACAATAGAAGGAAATCACATTTAAAGAGACAGCTGCCCCGTCCCCCCCGCCACCAccatcttttttcttccctttttttttaaacgggGCTCCTGGGGATTAGCGATACAAACAGCGGCAGCCGCAGCAAGACTGAGTTGGCTTCTTAAAGGGGCCAGCGTCGGGGACAGGGAGACTCGCTCAGAGACCACCTCTCCTTGGAGAGGCGGCTGGGTTGCCTGTGAAGCATTCTTTAGGGCTTTCCCTCTTCGGCGTTCCCCTTTTGGTTAACTAAGATTGAAAGTGACCAGCGGGCCGctcaaggaagaaagaaaaaacgaaaatgtaaaataaacacatacagaGATGTACGCGTTCCAAGTGGCTTTCGCGCGCGTCCGGGTTTGGAGGTCCCAGGTCCGCGGCCAGGGAACGCGGAGATGCCCCCAAGACAGCGCGGCTCTGCTGGCTGAGGACTTGTGACTGCGTCCGCGCTCCAAAAAGACGACGGGAGCTGTGCGAGCAGGGACCGCACGGGCTGGGTACGCCTCAGCAGCACCAGGGGCAGCTAATCCCGAGGGAGGGTGTTTGGGAGGGACCAAGCTGGTCTGAGTCTCCTCTCCATCTGCAGGCGGCAGAATTCCCTCCCTCAGCATCTTTAAAAATCGGACCCCTACAGTTAAACTGGCCCCGTAAAGGGCCAATAGCACTCTTCACAGAGAAAAGTGCCTCTCCAACGATGCAGAGCAATGCTTGGAGACTATtttgccctgggtcaggaaaagagagagaacgcAGACTTGTTTGGTTCAGGCTTCCCCATCTAATCTCAAGGGCAAACTCCAAGAAGAGAGGCGAATGTAGAACGGGAGAGGAGGAAGCTAATAGTCTTCTCTTCAATAGAGCAAAGCTTTAGGTCCCTTGGGCCTCATCAGAGATCCCTGAAAATAATTGCATTCAGAAATTATTACTAAAGGCCTACTTGAGCGTGCCACAAGTCTTGTAAAGAAGAAACTACCAGTATTCTCAGGATCCATGGTTTTATAGGAGCAGTCTAGATCATGGTCATGGACACTGTATTCCCTTTTTAAAGATGGCACTGAAGGGTCTGGATGAAATcaccctggaaggtgaagtcagaaGTACATCCCTGTAGGCTTCGTTTTCCTTGTTTAAAGCTGATTCTAACTTCTTACATGCATACCTAGAATTTACCA encodes the following:
- the LMO2 gene encoding rhombotin-2 isoform X1, which produces MLREGILPPADGEETQTSLVPPKHPPSGLAAPGAAEAYPARAVPARTAPVVFLERGRSHKSSASRAALSWGHLRVPWPRTWDLQTRTRAKATWNAYISEKGNETRDRGKLSENRPSRERREPGERGAVPSPPPGRRPLPALGGELRAATPAEGARGAGRPGGRAPSPRAARSRRQRASRARPGGGGGGGGGGGGGTGMEGSAVTVLERGGASSPPERRSKKRRRSGGGGGGARAPEGVRAPAAGQPRATKGAPPPPGTPPPSPMSSAIERKSLDPSEEPVDEVLQMPPSLLTCGGCQQNIGDRYFLKAIDQYWHEDCLSCDLCGCRLGEVGRRLYYKLGRKLCRRDYLRLFGQDGLCASCDKRIRAYEMTMRVKDKVYHLECFKCAACQKHFCVGDRYLLINSDIVCEQDIYEWTKINGMI
- the LMO2 gene encoding rhombotin-2 isoform X2, whose product is MLREGILPPADGEETQTSLVPPKHPPSGLAAPGAAEAYPARAVPARTAPVVFLERGRSHKSSASRAALSWGHLRVPWPRTWDLQTRTRAKATWNAYISEKGNETRDRGKLSENRPSRERREPGERGAVPSPPPGRRPLPALGGELRAATPAEGSAVTVLERGGASSPPERRSKKRRRSGGGGGGARAPEGVRAPAAGQPRATKGAPPPPGTPPPSPMSSAIERKSLDPSEEPVDEVLQMPPSLLTCGGCQQNIGDRYFLKAIDQYWHEDCLSCDLCGCRLGEVGRRLYYKLGRKLCRRDYLRLFGQDGLCASCDKRIRAYEMTMRVKDKVYHLECFKCAACQKHFCVGDRYLLINSDIVCEQDIYEWTKINGMI